From Faecalicatena sp. Marseille-Q4148:
ATTGAATTTGAAGCGAAACTAAATGATGATTATTCTCTCGGCAAGATTGTGATGAACGTTTACCGGGAACACAGTGACACAAATCAAGGAATGGGCTTAAGAAGAAACGATATCTGCTTGAGATACGGGAAAAATGTAACAGGAGTCAAGAAAACGTCAGATGTCCTACAACTTTATACCGGTATCCGTCCTTATGGGAGAGACGGACTTACAATCGAGGGCATTGACCGGAAAGAACATGACGATGCGGGGCGGGTAGAATTTGAGACATCCGGAACAAATATCTATGCGCCGCTGGCAAGAGACCGCTTCCCATCGAATCTATGGAATGCTAATGACGGATATATCTTTATGGTTAAGAATTATGACACCGATAACAAGGAAAAGCTCTATAGCATGGCATTGTCGGCATTAAAGGAAAACTGCGTGCCAAAAGTGCAGTACGATATCGAAGGCTATTTTGATTCCGGAATTGGAGATACATTTGATGTCACGGACGAAGAGTATAACCCGACCTTATATTTGCAGGCAAGAGTAACAGAGCAGATCAGGAGCTTTACGAATCCAAAAACAAATAAGACGGTGTTTAGCAACTTTAAAGAGCTGCAGCCGGAAATTGACCCGGAACTGATCAAACGAATGAACGCGCTTATTGAAGCGAATAAGGTTTATATTTGTAATCTGGTTACAGATAACGGTGTGGTATTTAAAAATAACACCGGAGAAACTACACTGCAGCCGTCTGTGATGGATGGAAGCAAAGATGTGACACAGAATTTCCGCTACCGTTGGACAAAAGACGGAGCCTTTTTGAAAGAAAGCGCAACATTAAAAGTAACAGCGGAAGAAGTAGAGGGGAAAGCGGTATATAAATATGAAGCAATCGACTCTTACGACAATGTAAAAGGATTTTACGAAGTAACGATCACGGACGTGGAAGACGGAAAGCCGGGAGAGTCTGGAAAGAGCTTTTACACCTGGATTAAATTCGCTGACGATGAATATGGAAATGGCATGTCTGATCTACCAGACGGAAAGCAATATCTCGGAATCACCTATAATAAAGAGACACCGGAGAAATCCGAAAATCCTAAGGATTATGCATGGGCGAGAATTACCGGAGAAGGAATCCCCGGAGCGCCTGGCGAAGATGGGAAAACCTATTACACTTGGGTAAGATATGCGGATAACGAGTATGGAAGTGGAATGTCCGATGCTCCGGACGGGAAAGCGTACATCGGGTTTGCATTTAACAAGGAAACTCCGACAGAAAGTAACAATCCGGCAGAATATAAGTGGTCGAAAATTAAAGGAGAAGACGGAGAGACACAGTACACGCACATTGCCTACGCAAATAGCTCTGATGGATACACAGATTTTTCGCTTTCCGACAGCAACCGTGAATATATCGGGATGTATGTGGATTTTTTGGAGAGTGATAGTACATATCCGAACCGGTATGCATGGAGCAAGATTAAAGGGGCAGACGGCGAAAATGGGATACCTGGGAAACCGGGGGAAAATGGCAAGACTCCGTATCTCCATATTGCCTACGCAAATAGCGCGGATGGAAGTGTGGGATTTTCCACAACAGATAGTGTTGGAAAGTCTTATATCGGACAATATACAGACTTTACAGAGCGCGACAGTGAAAATTACTGGGTATATGCGTGGACAAAAATTAAAGGGGATGACGGTGCAGACGGTAAGCCAGGAAAAGACGGAAAGGGAATTGAATCCATTACTGAATATTATCTAACCTCTGCATCTAACTCTGGCATTACGGCATCGAGTTATGGTTGGTCTACAGCGATTCCAACCATGACACCAGAAAGAAAATATCTGTGGAATTACGAAGAAATCCGGTATAACGATGGAACGTCCGAGAAAAAGACACCGAAGATTATTGGAGCTTACGGAGATGAAGGCGTTGGCATTAAAAATATTGTTAATTATTATCTCGCAACATCGCTTGGAAGCGGCGTTACTACCTCTACTTATGGTTGGACAACCATAAAGCAGGATATGACAGAAACAAAGCGATATTTATGGAACTACGAGGTCATTACTTACACCAATGGCACAAGATACCAGTCTCCGCTTACGATTATCGGCGTTTATGGGCAGACCGGACCGCAAGGAGAGCCGGGAAAGAATAACCTGATTGTCTCTCCGACAGCTCCGACAAATCCAGTAGTGGGGCAGCTCTGGCAGACAGCATCTGGAGAGGCAATTAAGCGTTGGGACGGTGCACGGTGGGTAATGCATTATCTGTCCGTAGATAACCTAAAAGCAGATGTATTATCTGCGATTACAGCGAATTTAGGAGAAGTAATTGCCGGGCTTTTAAGAGACAAGACGGGGCTGTTTAAAATCGATTTGGATAATAGCGTAATTAGCAGCCAAAAAAACGGGAAAGGCGTAGAACTAACAGAAGGAGAGCTGCGCTTTACAGAGCAAATAGACCAGTTGCAAGTGTTAGCTACTTATACGGCGTCAAAAATCATGTATCGACTCGCGGATGCATCGGGAGATTTATTTTCCATGCAGTATACTTCCGGAGAGAAAGACATGCTCGTGCATAGCGACAATTACGGCGACTACTATCTTGGCAAGACACTTAGAAACGCATCTGAAAAGCCGGTGATCTTAGCGCGGACTACAAGTTCGTCTTTCCAGACGTTTTCTATAGAGGATTTTACGCACTTCCGGTATTTTATTTTGATCTGCGGGGCGAGAATGAATTACACGCTATATCGTCCTCTTGCAGAGTGCACCATCCACCCGGAAGTATTTTTGCATTGTAGCGCTTCCAACGGCGGAGCGGTAGCGTGCTACGCAGAAGAACCAAGTAACTATAGAGCAGAATTCCAAGCCAACAGTGCAACCTCGGTGCGGTTAAAATGCAGAGGGATGTACGATATGGCGATTTTATTAGGAGTGAGATAGATGATTACAGCAATTTTTAATCCGGGCGACAAGAGTGTCACCACGGAAAGAATATTACAGTGGGATTATGGGCAGGTCTTAAGCATTAAAGGCTTAGACCTCCCAAAAGCGGTAGAGATACATTTTTGTGTATACACCGATTCCACCACAATCACAACGGTTGGCATCACAACAGACGACCACACCGATGTAGAGATTCCGGACGGACTGTTGCGACAGGACAGGGAATTAAGAGCCTATGTATATGTAGCAGACTTGGAGCAAGGAAAAACAGTGCGAACGGTCAATATTCCGATTCAGGGCCGGCAGAAACCGGAGATTCCGCACACACCGGAAGATACAGAAGTTTTCCGAAAAGCAATCAAGGCAGTAAATGATTCTGCCGATCGTGCCGAGACAGCGGCGAATACCTCCGAGCAGAACGCGAAAAAGACCGCAGAAGATCGAAAAACCATTGAAGAAATGGTAGAGACAGTAAGCGGAATCGAGCAGCAAGTACAGGACGTTAAGAAATATGCCGGGCAAGCCGAGACCGCAGCGAGTAATGCGGCTCTGTCAGAGCAAAAGGCTAAGGAATCTGAGACAGCAGCATTGCAGGCAAAAGCGGATGCCGAAACGGCAAAAGGTAGTACAGAAACAGCGGCAGGGCAAACCGCGGAGGATAGAACAGCAGTTGAACGTGCGAAAGAAGAAGTACTACAAGCGAAACAACAAGTAAGTACAGACCGGGAAGCAGTCGAAGCGGTGGAAAGAAAAGTAGCGCAGATGGGAAATGCGATTCCGCAGGCGGTTTTAGAGGGCGTGCAGGCGGTAGGAAGTGCCGGTGCGGCAGAAAAACAGGGAATCGTGCAAGCCGGAACGGAACAAAAATCCGCTGTAGAGAGCGTCGGAACAAAAGCAGTAGGGGATATTGCCCTTGCAAAGAAAACCGCCACAGATGCTGTAGAGACAGCAAAGACCGGTGCGGTTGGTGCTGTTGGAACTGCGGGGACAGAGCAGACCCAAAATGTTACCGCAGAGGGAGAAAAGCAAGTCAAAGCGGTGGCAGACAAGGGTGTGGAGGTATTGCAGTCTATTCCGGAAGATTTTACAGTGCAGATGCAGAGTAAGTTAGATAAACAACAGGGTGCAGAAAATAAAGGCAAGGCTCTTGTGGTCGGAGACGATGGGAATGTTGTTGTTGGAGAAGTTACTGGAGGAGATGGTATCCCAATCATTAATACAATGAGCGGAGAGAGTCCTCTTGTGGTCTCCGATAGCGCAGAGAGAGTGAATAAAGGCCTAAGTATTATCGGAAATACTGTGCAAAACCAAGACCCGCCACCAAGTCCAGAAAATCCACAGGAGATTAAAAGCGTTGGGAAATGGAATGAAGTGACTCAGAAATATGAAGTTGATATTAGGATTACTAATGCCAAAGAAAGCTGGGATAAAGAACAAACTCTCACCATAACATCCAACCGCCCTATTACAAAGTGGGATAAGCTTGTAGAGCAGGATGGACAGATTGGATGGTTGTATAAATCTTGCAAAAAGGAATTTGACGGAACAGAAGTTTTCGATGAGAGATTCCTACCATCAGTTTTATATAATTTAAACAAAAAAGAATATATAAAAAATGCGGTTCTGTGTAATTACGCAGATTCTAATGGAATTGGACGAGGTAATACGTCTGGAACTTCGTTATCGTTTAAAAAAATAACAGACTACTGGAAGTGTGAGAGCGCACAACAATTTAAAGTGTTTTTAAAAGCAAAAAAAGATGTAGGGGTTCCGTTATGCGTCTTGTGGGAAACTGTGGAAACAGAGTTCGTCCCGCTCCCACAGTCCGAACAGGATGCTATCCGAGCATTAAAAACCTACTACCCAACAACTGTCATTACGGTTGATGGCGGAGAAGTGATTCCGAGTGTAGAATTAACCTATACCGCAGACACCAAGAATTTTATTTTGAATAGAGATAAAGTGATGCAGGCGCAGATGCTTAATATTCAATCCGCTCTAATTAGTCAGAAAATATCGGGGGGGGTATAAAAGTAACTGATAGCTCTAGGTTGCCGGTGAAAGATTTTGCAATGAGTGGTAAGTTGGAGCAGTTACAGACAACAGGCGCACAGTTGTTTGATATTAGTAAGATTTCTGCTGTAAGTGTTGCTGTTGACAAAGACGTGATAATTGTGAAAGACTATGCTTCAAACGCTAAAATTACAGCAGAGCAATTTATGGAAATGACAGGATTGAAGCCGGGAGATAGTTTTACAATATCTTATGATTTTGAAGACACTATTACAGGTTCTACAGGTGGAGTAGCCTTTTTGAGAAGTTCTAAAGGTATAAATATTATGAGCGGAGGACAAACTGGAAGTCTTAAAAATACTGTAGCTCTTCCTAGCGATTTTGGCAGTGAGTATGGAACATTGTATTTTTATGGGAATAAAGAGGGTGAGAATTGTTATATCAAAAATTTTATGATTAACAAAGGAAATTTGGCAAAACCTTACGAACCGTACACAGGTGGAAAACCAACACCATCCCCAGATAACCCACAGCCTATCGTAACGACACCGCAAGGTGTTATCACTATAGATTTCACGGATGGCACGAAACATCAAGTTATCGAATTAAACTGTCCGAGAGAATTTACGAAGTGGGATAAGCTACAGAAAATTGATGGT
This genomic window contains:
- a CDS encoding phage tail protein gives rise to the protein MENVRIAILDSRDAVMAAMDNLLPDALHYYDDELHEYLKGSASTYRFTASAKHPDSLYIVEGAKIAFVYRGKDYYFNIMQVERNEFEVTAECYFTSFELLNEYVTAYSSNGPKSFEEYLAAFDPERTVTLGINEVSDKRISNEWTGEDTVLARLFSVASLFDAEIEFEAKLNDDYSLGKIVMNVYREHSDTNQGMGLRRNDICLRYGKNVTGVKKTSDVLQLYTGIRPYGRDGLTIEGIDRKEHDDAGRVEFETSGTNIYAPLARDRFPSNLWNANDGYIFMVKNYDTDNKEKLYSMALSALKENCVPKVQYDIEGYFDSGIGDTFDVTDEEYNPTLYLQARVTEQIRSFTNPKTNKTVFSNFKELQPEIDPELIKRMNALIEANKVYICNLVTDNGVVFKNNTGETTLQPSVMDGSKDVTQNFRYRWTKDGAFLKESATLKVTAEEVEGKAVYKYEAIDSYDNVKGFYEVTITDVEDGKPGESGKSFYTWIKFADDEYGNGMSDLPDGKQYLGITYNKETPEKSENPKDYAWARITGEGIPGAPGEDGKTYYTWVRYADNEYGSGMSDAPDGKAYIGFAFNKETPTESNNPAEYKWSKIKGEDGETQYTHIAYANSSDGYTDFSLSDSNREYIGMYVDFLESDSTYPNRYAWSKIKGADGENGIPGKPGENGKTPYLHIAYANSADGSVGFSTTDSVGKSYIGQYTDFTERDSENYWVYAWTKIKGDDGADGKPGKDGKGIESITEYYLTSASNSGITASSYGWSTAIPTMTPERKYLWNYEEIRYNDGTSEKKTPKIIGAYGDEGVGIKNIVNYYLATSLGSGVTTSTYGWTTIKQDMTETKRYLWNYEVITYTNGTRYQSPLTIIGVYGQTGPQGEPGKNNLIVSPTAPTNPVVGQLWQTASGEAIKRWDGARWVMHYLSVDNLKADVLSAITANLGEVIAGLLRDKTGLFKIDLDNSVISSQKNGKGVELTEGELRFTEQIDQLQVLATYTASKIMYRLADASGDLFSMQYTSGEKDMLVHSDNYGDYYLGKTLRNASEKPVILARTTSSSFQTFSIEDFTHFRYFILICGARMNYTLYRPLAECTIHPEVFLHCSASNGGAVACYAEEPSNYRAEFQANSATSVRLKCRGMYDMAILLGVR